Proteins encoded within one genomic window of Macrobrachium nipponense isolate FS-2020 chromosome 8, ASM1510439v2, whole genome shotgun sequence:
- the LOC135223155 gene encoding uncharacterized protein LOC135223155, protein MLQSKAVDLAKVCMDEMCRLRNQFEDVKKEATDTAQKWSIRPEFEKKRLRTVKGHFGELCEDQRLEDPESLCRVTVYYRTLDIITTQLNFRFTGLHEVVSSFSVLEPISLQNLSDSELYEKATSFVKKYHNDVSETFTQEILSMRSALKGEISKVSSIKDLANMLIIENHSISASFPEVCTAMLLFLTIPVTTASAERSFSKLKLVKNYLRSTMAQERLERLPLLSMNKGTARKLNLSKVIDRFAEMKARKKEI, encoded by the coding sequence ATGCTGCAATCAAAAGCAGTTGATCTTGCTAAGGTTTGCATGGATGAGATGTGCAGATTAAGAAATCAGTTTGAGGATGTAAAGAAAGAAGCAACAGATACAGCCCAGAAGTGGTCAATCAGACCAGAATTTGAGAAAAAGAGACTTCGTACCGTAAAAGGACATTTTGGCGAGCTTTGTGAAGACCAAAGATTAGAAGATCCAGAGAGTTTGTGTAGAGTAACTGTTTACTATCGTACTCTGGACATCATCACAACTCAGTTGAACTTCCGTTTTACTGGCTTGCATGAAGTTGTCTCATCATTCTCAGTGTTGGAACCAATCTCATTGCAAAATTTATCTGACTCAGAGCTGTACGAAAAAGCAActagttttgtgaaaaaatacCACAACGATGTGTCAGAAACATTCACACAGGAAATTCTCAGCATGAGATCTGCTCTGAAGGGAGAAATAAGCAAAGTTTCTAGTATTAAGGACCTTGCTAATATGTTGATCATAGAAAATCATTCTATTTCAGCCAGTTTCCCTGAGGTTTGCACTGCAATGCTACTGTTTTTAACTATTCCAGTCACAACTGCAAGTGCAGAGCGTTCATTCTCCAAACTAAAGCTTGTTAAAAACTATTTGCGAAGTACAATGGCACAGGAGAGATTAGAAAGACTACCTCTTCTATCAATGAACAAAGGAACTGCACGTAAATTGAACTTAAGTAAAGTCATTGACAGATTTGcagagatgaaagcaaggaagaaagaaatcTAG